The genomic DNA ATCAGCCACACCTACAAGGGCGTCACCTGCACCTGCGACGTGGAGATAGGCGTGTATATGGGCTACAAATTCTCCGACCAGACCTCGTGGGACGTCACGGCGGACGGCGCCTACTTCGCTATCTACGCCATCGGCGGCTCCTATGGCGAGGGCACCTGGACGACGGTCAACCGCACCGAACGCGGTGACTTCGGTTCGGATCTGTTCGTGGATATGACCGAGTTCTATATCGTGCGCCTCAACCCAGCCTACGACGTCTTTGGTGAAACGGTCTACGGCCTCGACAGCGAGGGCGTGGTGTGGAATAAGTCCGCCGCCATCGGCGCCAACCAGACCTCGGGCACCTTTACCTTCCTCGGCTGAGCCGCAGGGTAGGGGGCTTGCCCCGCAAAACCGCGCCCACAGTGGGCGCACTTCAAACGAAAAAACCTCTTGCCGCATCGCAAGAGGTTTTTTATTGCATTCGTTTTCCAAAGCGTTGTGAACGATGCTCGGAAGCGCTCAGGCGCAGTTCGTGCGAGGATTTAGCGTGCAATCCGATACTGCTCCCATCCGTCCTTTTCGCCTATACATTGAAATCCGACCTTTTCGAGGACGTGTTGGCTACGGGTGTTTTTGAGGAGCGTATACGCGTACACCGTATCTACGTTCAGATTGTCGAAGGCGTATTCTATGGCCAGCCGCGCGATCTGCGTGCCGTATCCCCGTCCTTTCACCGAGTCGTTCTGCATGTGGAAGCCGAACTCGCATTGTCGTTTTTCTTCATCTATGTTTTTCAGTTGCACGTGCCCGATAGGCCGCCCGCCCATCATGGCCACCAACTCCAACCTGCCCGGTACTTGCTTGCGGTCATAAAAATTGTCGGCCCCTTCTTCGCTGTACGCGTAGGGGCGGAACGAACTTTCGTCCTCGCACGCGGCGGGGTCACTCTCGTGTTCGCGAAAGAACCGATGGCAAAGTTCTCTCGTCATAAAACAAAGGCTTATTTCTTCCACATTGATTCACCACACCTATAGATTAGGTTTATACGACTAAACTTCCTTTATAATAATTTGTTTTCCTATCTCTTTAGCATAATTACTTTCAAAAGCGCAGTATTTTGAATGTTTATAATTCTCAGAATCCACAATACGTTGCCCGATGCTTCTGCAAACCGGAATTTGTGTTATTGTTCACAGCTTCAGCACTGCGACGATCTCATCGCCGTCCATCTCGCCCGTCTCCTCAAAACCGAATGAGGCGTACAACTTTCTTGCTATCTCGTTCTCGGGTTCGTAGGAGATCCAGCAGAACTCCGCCTTGCCGCAGGGCCACGTCCTGATGAAATCGAGCGCAAGCTTCAGCGCTTCTCTGCCGTAACCACGGCCTTGATAACGCTTGTCGATCATAAAACGCCAGATCTCGTAATTGTCTTTTTCGACGCTCACTCCGTCCTGATCCGCGTTCTCACCGTAGCCTATCTGGATGAAGCCGACAAGCCGTTTGTCATTGTAGATTGCGAAAGGAAATACATGCCCGCCGCACATCATGGTAACATACGCTTCGGCAATGCTGTAACAGTTGCTCGCCACAAAGGGGTATTGAACCTTTTTTACCTTGAGTTCAAAGACGTCGTCAAAGTTCTCATAGGTAAGCTTTTCAAGATGTATCATAATGCTGACCTCCGTAAATTA from Clostridia bacterium includes the following:
- a CDS encoding GNAT family N-acetyltransferase; the protein is MIHLEKLTYENFDDVFELKVKKVQYPFVASNCYSIAEAYVTMMCGGHVFPFAIYNDKRLVGFIQIGYGENADQDGVSVEKDNYEIWRFMIDKRYQGRGYGREALKLALDFIRTWPCGKAEFCWISYEPENEIARKLYASFGFEETGEMDGDEIVAVLKL
- a CDS encoding GNAT family N-acetyltransferase; the encoded protein is MTRELCHRFFREHESDPAACEDESSFRPYAYSEEGADNFYDRKQVPGRLELVAMMGGRPIGHVQLKNIDEEKRQCEFGFHMQNDSVKGRGYGTQIARLAIEYAFDNLNVDTVYAYTLLKNTRSQHVLEKVGFQCIGEKDGWEQYRIAR